AGTATATATTACCATTCGTCTATTCGTCTATTCGTCTATTCGTCTATTCGTCTATTCGTGCTTTATTTTAATGCGGCTTCTTTCCATTTCTGATAATTTGGCGACAGACTCAACGCGCCATCGGGCTGCGGCACGAGTTCCCCATTTTGTCCCCTCGGATCGCCCCGATTTTCATTCACCTCTGCCAATCGCCTGCGCCACATCGCAATGCGCGTTTCATACGCCGGGTCTTTGGACAACTCGCAGCATTCCAATGGATCGTCATCCAGATTAAAAAATTGTTCTTCTCCCGTGTGATGAAACCAGATATACTTCTCGTGCCCATCGGTCACATATTGCATGCCGTGTTCTCTTGTATAACACGTCGTATGCTCGCCCTGCACAAACGCACGCCATCCCTCGTCATCTCCTCGCGCAATATCCAGAAGAGACCGCCCATCCACAGACGCCGGTATATCGACCTCGGCAGCATCGAGCAATGTGGGCATCACATCGCGCAACTCCACCGGATGATCGTACTTCATCCCTCGCTCCACATCCCGCCATGTATCGGGATACTTCACGATAAACGGAATGCGTGCAGACCCTTCGTATGCATACGTCTTCCGCCAGTGGTGGTGGTCGCCCATCATATCGCCGTGATCAGATGTAAAAATAATCAGGGTATTGCTGTATGCTTGTGGGTCCCGATGGCGCAACTCGTACAGCACGCGCCCAATCTGGTGATCGATAAACGTGATATTGCCGTAATATCCCGCCCGCCCCCTATGCGTTTCGGCATCGGAACGGTGCGAACGCGGTGCATTGACATCCGCGATTTTTTTGTCGAACTCCGCAGCCCAGTCTCCCACAGCGGCTTTGGGGATATTGTCATTGTCGATATACATATCCCAATACGCCTGGGGCGCATCATAAGGCGAATGAGGCCGCGCAAATGAAAGCCACATAAAAAACGGTTTGGTCGGATCGCGCTGCTGCAAAAATTTAATCCCCTCGCTCGCCGTCCAGTGCGTCGGATGCAAATGCTCGGGCAAATGACTGGGCCGCGCCATCCATGAATTCCAATCGATACTGTGATCCCGATACCCGTAAGCACCTTCCTTGTGCTGATCAAAAAACAGATGATAATCGCTGATAAAATTTCCCGCCCGCCGGCCACTTTCATCCAGCACCATGTGGTGAAAACCATACAACCTGCGCTGCGGGGCATGATGCATCTTACCCACAGCCTGCGTGTGATATCCCGCTGCTGCAAGTTCCCCCGGCAATGTCGCCGGATATTCCAGCGGATGGCTCCCCGTCATTGTCAACCGCCCGTGATTCCATTGATCCATCCCCGTGATAATCCCCGCGCGTGCAGGCGTACACGACGGAACCGATGTATATGCGTGGGGGAAATGCGCCCCCCGCTCGGCCAATTCGTCGAGATACGGCGTCTCCAGCGCCGGATGCCCATCACACCCGAGGCAATCTCCGCGCTGTTGATCTGTTGTAATCAACAGCAAATTTGGTCGCTCTGACATTTTTGTATCCTCTCACCTTTTCCACACCGACTTCAACAACCGCACCCAATTTCCCGACAACACCTTTTGAATATCCTCTTCTGAATATCCGCGCCGTTCAAAAACAGGCACCAGATTCTGCAAATCGGCAATTGTATTTAAATCTCGCGGCGACTGTTCCTGGCCATACCCCCCATCCAGATCCGTCCCAATGCCTGAATGATTCGCATTGCCAGCAAGCTGACACACATGATCGATGTGATCAACCACAGTCTCGAGCGTCGCCTCTGTGGTCTGCTCATAACACGGCACGCCCCGCTTCCACTCTGGATCGAGCATCCACGCATCAAAAGCCGCGCCAATAACTCCGCCGCGTTCTACAATTGCGCGGATCATATCATCTGTCAACTGTCTTTGCCCCGGCGTCAGTGCCCGACAATTGTGATGGCTTGCAGCCACCGG
The sequence above is a segment of the Gemmatimonadota bacterium genome. Coding sequences within it:
- a CDS encoding arylsulfatase; this translates as MSERPNLLLITTDQQRGDCLGCDGHPALETPYLDELAERGAHFPHAYTSVPSCTPARAGIITGMDQWNHGRLTMTGSHPLEYPATLPGELAAAGYHTQAVGKMHHAPQRRLYGFHHMVLDESGRRAGNFISDYHLFFDQHKEGAYGYRDHSIDWNSWMARPSHLPEHLHPTHWTASEGIKFLQQRDPTKPFFMWLSFARPHSPYDAPQAYWDMYIDNDNIPKAAVGDWAAEFDKKIADVNAPRSHRSDAETHRGRAGYYGNITFIDHQIGRVLYELRHRDPQAYSNTLIIFTSDHGDMMGDHHHWRKTYAYEGSARIPFIVKYPDTWRDVERGMKYDHPVELRDVMPTLLDAAEVDIPASVDGRSLLDIARGDDEGWRAFVQGEHTTCYTREHGMQYVTDGHEKYIWFHHTGEEQFFNLDDDPLECCELSKDPAYETRIAMWRRRLAEVNENRGDPRGQNGELVPQPDGALSLSPNYQKWKEAALK